Proteins encoded in a region of the Sphingomonas japonica genome:
- a CDS encoding efflux RND transporter periplasmic adaptor subunit, with translation MKKTIVRSLVPATVALMLAGCGGGTEAPAENATEEHAAEEGHAEEGVVTLTQQQITEAGIEVVRPTVGGVAGAIEVSATIEGDPQGVQVASAAIGGRLVSLTKNLGQSVGRGDVLAVIESREAASLKGEVEAARARLGLAQSQLRREQRLFAERVSPEQDLIAARTAATQASIALRLAQQQLAATGGGGGALNRVTVRSPISGQVIARSATLGQTVTADAELFRVANLSKVSVVMSLLPADAGRVQPGAQVEVTGPGRRQAARVTFVSPVLDETTRLVPVIATLDNRGSTWRVGETVNASVIVPAGGDRTVAVPSASVQMIEDKPHVFVRTAAGFKAVPVTLGRRNGGQVIVAAGLTGGERIASTNSFTLKAELGKGEAEHED, from the coding sequence ATGAAGAAGACCATTGTGCGGTCGCTTGTCCCCGCGACCGTAGCCCTGATGCTAGCTGGCTGTGGAGGCGGCACCGAAGCGCCAGCCGAGAATGCCACTGAGGAACATGCGGCCGAGGAGGGTCACGCAGAGGAAGGCGTGGTCACGCTCACCCAGCAGCAGATCACGGAGGCCGGCATCGAGGTCGTCCGCCCGACCGTAGGCGGCGTAGCCGGCGCGATCGAGGTGAGCGCCACCATCGAAGGCGATCCGCAGGGCGTGCAGGTCGCGTCCGCCGCCATCGGCGGCCGGCTCGTCTCGCTGACCAAGAACCTCGGACAATCCGTTGGGCGCGGCGACGTGCTGGCGGTGATCGAGAGCCGCGAGGCGGCATCGCTCAAGGGCGAGGTCGAGGCCGCACGAGCGCGGCTCGGCCTTGCGCAATCCCAGCTCCGCCGCGAGCAGCGCCTGTTCGCCGAGCGCGTTTCGCCGGAACAGGACCTGATCGCTGCCCGCACCGCCGCGACCCAGGCCAGCATCGCCCTGCGCCTCGCGCAGCAACAGCTCGCCGCGACCGGCGGCGGCGGTGGCGCGCTCAACCGCGTCACCGTGCGCTCGCCCATATCGGGCCAGGTGATCGCCCGCTCGGCGACGCTCGGCCAGACGGTCACCGCTGACGCTGAGCTGTTCCGGGTCGCCAACCTGTCGAAGGTCTCGGTCGTCATGTCGCTGCTACCCGCCGATGCGGGCCGCGTGCAGCCCGGTGCACAGGTCGAGGTCACGGGCCCCGGGCGCCGTCAGGCGGCGCGGGTCACGTTCGTGTCGCCCGTGCTCGACGAGACGACCCGGCTGGTGCCGGTCATCGCGACGCTCGACAACAGGGGCAGCACCTGGCGCGTAGGCGAGACCGTCAACGCGTCGGTCATTGTGCCTGCAGGCGGCGACCGGACCGTCGCGGTGCCGTCGGCCTCGGTCCAGATGATTGAGGACAAGCCGCATGTCTTCGTCCGCACGGCCGCCGGCTTCAAGGCGGTGCCGGTGACGCTCGGCCGTCGCAACGGCGGCCAGGTCATCGTCGCGGCAGGCCTGACCGGCGGCGAGCGCATCGCCTCGACCAACTCCTTCACCCTCAAGGCCGAGCTCGGAAAGGGCGAAGCCGAGCACGAGGACTGA
- a CDS encoding bleomycin resistance protein produces MADHATPNLPSRDLKATSRFYAGLGFVEGWRDDGWMILTRGAMTLEFFPHPDLDPSTSWFSCCLRLDDIDAFHAACVDAGVPEACSGAPRVHAPRTEDWGGRVGALVDPDGTLLRFIQNES; encoded by the coding sequence ATGGCCGACCACGCAACGCCCAACCTGCCGTCGCGAGACCTCAAGGCGACATCGCGGTTCTACGCCGGCCTTGGCTTCGTCGAGGGTTGGCGCGACGACGGCTGGATGATCCTGACCCGCGGCGCGATGACGCTCGAGTTCTTCCCGCACCCCGACCTCGATCCTTCGACCTCCTGGTTCAGCTGCTGCCTGCGGCTCGACGACATCGACGCCTTCCATGCCGCCTGCGTCGACGCCGGCGTGCCCGAGGCGTGCAGCGGCGCACCGCGCGTGCACGCGCCCAGGACCGAGGACTGGGGTGGCCGCGTCGGCGCCCTCGTCGATCCCGACGGCACGCTGCTGCGGTTCATCCAGAACGAATCATAG
- the arsH gene encoding arsenical resistance protein ArsH, whose protein sequence is MSRLRQLNDANVLPALDPDYVIRRPGTGLGDDQPPPRILLLYGSLRERSFSRLATEEAARLLQLFGAETRIFDPSDLPLPDQVADDDHPAVHELREHAFWSEGMVWCSPERHGQITGIMKAQIDHLPLEMKGRRPTQGRTLAVMQVSGGSQSFNAVNTLRLLGRWMRMFTIPNQSSVAIAYKEFDEAGRMRPSSYYDRIVDVMEELVRFTVLMRPHAEQLVDRYSERKAAGPRGAPAEDHAAAAITG, encoded by the coding sequence ATGAGCCGTCTCCGGCAGTTGAACGACGCAAACGTGCTGCCCGCGCTCGACCCCGATTACGTCATCCGACGCCCGGGGACCGGGCTCGGCGACGACCAGCCACCACCGCGCATCCTGCTGCTCTACGGCTCGCTGCGGGAGCGATCATTCTCACGCCTGGCAACCGAGGAGGCGGCGCGTCTGCTCCAGCTGTTCGGTGCCGAGACCCGCATCTTCGATCCGTCCGACCTGCCGCTGCCGGATCAAGTGGCGGACGACGACCATCCCGCCGTGCACGAGCTGCGCGAGCACGCGTTCTGGTCAGAGGGCATGGTCTGGTGCAGCCCCGAACGCCACGGCCAGATCACCGGCATCATGAAGGCGCAGATCGACCACCTTCCGCTGGAGATGAAGGGTCGGCGGCCAACGCAGGGCCGCACGCTCGCCGTAATGCAGGTGTCAGGAGGCTCGCAGTCGTTCAACGCGGTGAACACGCTGCGCCTGCTCGGTCGCTGGATGCGGATGTTCACGATCCCCAACCAGTCGTCGGTCGCCATCGCCTACAAGGAATTCGACGAGGCTGGGCGCATGCGGCCGTCCAGCTATTACGACCGCATCGTCGACGTGATGGAGGAGCTGGTGCGCTTCACCGTGCTGATGCGCCCGCACGCCGAGCAGCTGGTCGACCGCTACTCGGAACGGAAGGCCGCCGGCCCGCGCGGCGCTCCGGCCGAGGACCATGCCGCAGCAGCCATCACGGGCTAA
- a CDS encoding efflux RND transporter permease subunit: MIARIVTFSVERRWFVLLLTAIAAIAGMLALQRLPIDAVPDITNNQVQINVVAPALSPDQVEKQVAFTVETALAGIPGLEYTRSLSRNGFAQITAVFDEGTDIYFARQQVSERLRTAEEDLPEGVNPEMGPIATGLGDIFMWTVEYRELDKVNHKSGEPGLQPDGSYISPEGDHLVSEADKATYLRTVQDWIVAPQLKGTAGLAGIDSLGGYTKEYLVVPDVQRMAAMKITLQDLATALERNNTSAGAGVVNRNGEGLSVRADGRVRTADELARTVIATREGVAIVLSQVAEVRTGQGLRMGSASENGHEVVVGTAVMRIGENSRTVSTGVSKRLEEIGPSLPVDVVVKPVLNRTDLVNSTISTVARNLAEGALLVIVVLFALLGNFRAALIAAMVIPVTMLLTSIGMLQAGVSANLMSLGALDFGLIVDGAVIIVENSLRRLAEAQHGRDGALPLKDRLAIVAASAREMIRPSVYGQAIIILVYAPLLTFTGVEGKMFEPMALTVIIALVFAFVLSLTFVPAAIAVWLSNRVEEKEGRIISALRRRYEPGLDTALRRPNATLGIAVGALALSAVAFTTLGQEFLPQLDEGNVLVQAIRIPGTSVDQSQAMQSSVERAIAKEPEVQFAFSRTGTSEIASDPMPANITDTFVILKPRDQWPDPNLGKAEFVERLEKRLSTLPGNNYEITQPIQMRFNELIAGVRGDVAVKVFGDDFAQMNATAEAIAGVLRRTEGATDVRVEQTEGLPMLDIRPNRTAMSRVGVTAGDVQDTVAAAIGGREAGMIFEGDRRFPVVIRLPESARSDLTAIAQVPVPTAEGGFVPLSTVANIEIIDGPNQISRENGKRRVVVQANVRGRDVAGVVADARAAIGARVKMPPGTYLEWGGQFENLASARDRLMVVVPICFAVIMLLLYGALGSVRDALIVFTGVPLALVGGILALLLRGMPFSISAAVGFIALSGVAVLNGLVMLSAIQGLLARGLDRAAAAREGALARLRPVAMTALVASLGFVPMALGHGAGAEVQKPLATVVIGGLISATLLTLFVLPTLYARFGQRRLEPDATAEDPKTDGVHANAS; this comes from the coding sequence ATGATCGCCCGCATCGTCACCTTCTCGGTCGAGCGGCGCTGGTTCGTCCTGCTGCTCACCGCCATCGCCGCCATCGCCGGCATGCTCGCTCTCCAGCGGCTGCCGATCGACGCCGTTCCCGACATCACCAACAACCAGGTCCAGATCAACGTCGTCGCACCCGCGCTCTCGCCAGACCAAGTCGAGAAGCAGGTCGCGTTCACCGTCGAGACAGCGCTCGCCGGCATCCCCGGTCTCGAATACACCCGCTCGCTCAGCCGCAACGGCTTCGCCCAGATCACCGCCGTCTTCGACGAAGGGACGGACATCTACTTCGCGCGCCAGCAGGTGTCCGAACGCCTGCGCACGGCCGAGGAGGATCTTCCGGAAGGCGTGAACCCGGAGATGGGGCCGATCGCCACCGGGCTAGGCGACATCTTCATGTGGACGGTCGAATACCGCGAGCTCGACAAGGTGAACCACAAGAGCGGCGAGCCCGGCCTTCAGCCGGACGGCAGCTACATCAGCCCGGAGGGCGACCACCTCGTCAGCGAGGCAGACAAGGCGACCTACCTGCGCACCGTGCAGGACTGGATCGTCGCGCCGCAGCTCAAGGGCACGGCAGGCTTGGCCGGCATCGACTCGCTGGGCGGCTACACCAAGGAATACCTGGTCGTCCCCGACGTCCAGCGCATGGCCGCGATGAAGATCACGCTGCAGGATCTCGCCACGGCGCTCGAGCGCAACAACACCAGCGCTGGCGCTGGCGTCGTCAACCGCAATGGCGAGGGCCTGTCGGTCCGCGCCGACGGCCGCGTCCGCACCGCCGACGAACTCGCCCGGACGGTGATCGCGACTCGCGAAGGCGTAGCCATCGTGCTCAGCCAGGTGGCGGAGGTCAGGACCGGACAGGGCCTGCGCATGGGCTCGGCGTCCGAGAACGGCCACGAGGTCGTCGTCGGCACCGCCGTGATGCGCATCGGCGAGAACAGCCGCACGGTCTCCACCGGCGTGTCGAAGCGGCTGGAGGAGATCGGGCCGTCGCTGCCGGTCGATGTGGTGGTCAAGCCGGTGCTGAACCGCACCGACCTCGTCAATTCAACCATATCGACGGTGGCGCGCAACCTCGCCGAGGGCGCGCTCCTCGTCATCGTCGTGCTGTTCGCGCTGCTGGGTAACTTCCGCGCCGCGCTGATCGCCGCCATGGTCATCCCGGTCACGATGCTGCTCACCAGCATCGGCATGCTGCAGGCCGGCGTGTCCGCCAACCTGATGAGCCTAGGCGCGCTCGACTTCGGGCTGATCGTCGATGGCGCCGTGATCATCGTCGAGAACTCGCTCCGGCGGCTCGCCGAGGCGCAGCATGGACGCGACGGCGCGCTGCCGCTGAAGGACCGGCTCGCAATCGTCGCCGCGTCCGCCCGCGAGATGATCCGGCCGTCGGTCTACGGTCAGGCGATCATCATACTGGTCTACGCGCCGCTGCTCACCTTCACCGGCGTCGAGGGCAAGATGTTCGAGCCGATGGCGCTGACGGTGATCATCGCGCTGGTCTTCGCATTCGTCCTGTCGCTGACCTTCGTGCCCGCCGCGATTGCGGTCTGGCTGAGCAATCGGGTGGAGGAAAAGGAGGGCCGGATCATCTCGGCGCTCCGGCGCCGCTACGAGCCGGGGCTTGATACCGCGCTGCGCCGCCCCAATGCGACGCTCGGCATCGCGGTCGGCGCGCTCGCGCTGTCGGCCGTGGCCTTCACGACGCTCGGACAGGAGTTCCTGCCGCAGCTCGACGAGGGCAACGTGCTGGTCCAGGCGATCCGCATCCCCGGCACATCGGTCGATCAAAGCCAGGCGATGCAATCCAGTGTCGAACGGGCGATCGCGAAGGAGCCGGAGGTGCAGTTCGCGTTCTCGCGCACCGGCACCTCGGAGATAGCGTCCGACCCGATGCCGGCGAACATCACCGACACGTTCGTGATCCTCAAGCCCCGCGATCAGTGGCCCGACCCGAACCTCGGCAAGGCCGAGTTCGTCGAGCGACTCGAGAAGCGCCTCTCGACCCTGCCGGGCAACAACTACGAGATCACGCAGCCCATCCAGATGCGCTTCAACGAGCTGATCGCGGGCGTGCGCGGCGACGTCGCGGTCAAGGTGTTCGGCGACGACTTCGCGCAGATGAACGCAACCGCCGAGGCGATCGCCGGCGTGCTGCGCCGGACGGAGGGCGCGACGGACGTCCGCGTCGAGCAGACCGAAGGCCTGCCGATGCTCGACATCCGGCCGAACCGCACGGCAATGTCGCGGGTCGGGGTGACCGCGGGCGACGTGCAGGACACGGTCGCCGCCGCGATCGGCGGTCGCGAGGCCGGCATGATCTTCGAAGGCGACCGGCGGTTCCCGGTGGTGATCCGCCTGCCGGAGTCCGCACGCTCCGATCTCACTGCGATCGCGCAGGTGCCGGTGCCCACCGCCGAGGGCGGGTTCGTCCCGCTGTCGACGGTTGCGAACATCGAGATCATCGACGGTCCGAACCAGATCAGCCGCGAGAACGGCAAGCGTCGCGTCGTCGTGCAGGCGAACGTCCGCGGGCGCGACGTGGCCGGCGTCGTGGCGGACGCGCGGGCAGCGATCGGTGCCCGGGTGAAGATGCCGCCCGGCACCTATCTCGAGTGGGGCGGCCAGTTCGAGAACCTGGCATCTGCGCGCGACCGCCTGATGGTCGTGGTGCCGATCTGCTTCGCGGTGATCATGCTGCTGCTCTACGGCGCGCTGGGGTCGGTCCGCGACGCGCTGATCGTCTTCACCGGCGTGCCTCTGGCGCTCGTCGGCGGCATTCTCGCGCTGCTTCTCCGCGGCATGCCGTTCTCCATCTCGGCGGCGGTCGGGTTCATCGCACTCTCCGGCGTCGCGGTGCTCAACGGACTCGTGATGCTGTCCGCGATCCAGGGCCTGCTGGCGCGGGGTCTCGATCGGGCGGCTGCCGCACGCGAAGGCGCGCTCGCACGGCTGCGGCCCGTCGCCATGACGGCGCTCGTCGCGTCGCTCGGCTTCGTGCCGATGGCGCTCGGGCACGGTGCCGGCGCCGAGGTGCAGAAGCCGCTGGCGACGGTGGTCATCGGCGGGCTGATCTCGGCCACGCTGCTGACCCTGTTCGTGCTGCCGACCCTCTACGCCCGGTTTGGCCAGCGGCGGCTGGAACCGGATGCGACCGCCGAAGATCCCAAAACCGACGGAGTACACGCGAATGCCTCATGA
- a CDS encoding MerR family transcriptional regulator: MTNLTIGRLAAATGVKVETIRYYERSGLIAPPARTDGNYRSYSDGDLDRLRFIRRTRDLGFTLEEIRAMLDLARQRDRSCDTIDAIASKHLADVDRKIADLRGLRRELSAIISNCAGGTVEECRILEAFGDEDGAKGITSI, translated from the coding sequence GTGACCAACCTTACGATCGGACGACTGGCGGCCGCGACCGGCGTGAAGGTCGAGACGATCCGTTACTACGAGCGGTCGGGCCTGATTGCGCCGCCTGCCCGGACCGACGGCAACTATCGGTCGTATTCGGACGGAGACCTTGATCGGCTGCGCTTCATCCGACGGACGCGCGACCTGGGCTTCACGCTCGAGGAGATCAGGGCGATGCTGGACCTTGCCCGTCAGCGCGACCGGTCTTGCGACACGATCGACGCGATCGCTTCGAAGCACCTGGCCGACGTCGACCGCAAGATAGCGGACCTGCGGGGGCTTCGACGCGAGCTGTCGGCGATCATCTCGAATTGTGCCGGTGGCACGGTGGAGGAGTGCCGGATCCTTGAGGCCTTCGGTGACGAGGATGGTGCTAAAGGTATCACCAGCATCTGA
- a CDS encoding DUF3703 domain-containing protein, which yields MPGHPNARLREFVGLEMDRYAGSAAIGDTGAAWWALERAHILSQPDLPMHLRVHWTMLGYAVRLCDLREIAGQTLRLALAPLGALTGRIPVGNTGRSNVSAFQPMPIPADLSASIEAEPRP from the coding sequence ATGCCGGGCCACCCGAACGCGAGACTGCGCGAGTTCGTCGGGCTGGAGATGGATCGTTACGCCGGCTCAGCGGCCATCGGGGATACCGGTGCCGCCTGGTGGGCGCTGGAACGCGCCCACATCCTGTCACAGCCCGATCTACCCATGCACTTGCGGGTGCATTGGACCATGCTTGGCTATGCCGTCCGGCTATGCGACCTGCGGGAAATCGCCGGCCAGACGCTGCGGCTCGCCCTTGCGCCGCTCGGCGCGCTGACCGGTCGAATACCCGTCGGCAACACCGGGCGCTCCAATGTCAGCGCCTTCCAGCCTATGCCGATCCCGGCAGACCTGAGTGCCTCGATCGAGGCGGAGCCGAGGCCGTGA
- a CDS encoding YnfA family protein, whose amino-acid sequence MPIYFVYPLAALGEIAGCFAFWAWLRLGKSPLWIAPGMVALALFAWLLTQVPTDTAARAYAAYGGVYIAASILWLWIVEDTRPDRWDFAGVGLCLAGTLVILLAPRPA is encoded by the coding sequence ATGCCAATCTATTTTGTCTATCCACTTGCCGCACTTGGTGAGATTGCGGGATGCTTCGCATTCTGGGCTTGGCTGCGCCTCGGGAAATCGCCGCTCTGGATCGCGCCCGGCATGGTGGCGCTCGCGCTGTTCGCCTGGCTGCTCACCCAGGTGCCGACCGACACGGCCGCGCGGGCCTACGCGGCCTACGGCGGCGTCTACATCGCCGCGTCGATCCTATGGCTATGGATCGTCGAGGACACCCGCCCGGACCGCTGGGACTTCGCTGGCGTCGGCCTGTGCCTGGCCGGCACGCTCGTCATCCTGCTGGCACCACGCCCGGCATGA
- a CDS encoding TolC family protein, producing the protein MHRIIAATLAATVCASSAQAQTSPPATAEEGLTLDRALELAGANGPGIGASAAGVRAAEAQRRVAAQRLNPSVNVEVENVVGTGSYSGIRGAETTVGMSLPLELGGKRSARIALADTQTARARLAVVVAHADLRLRVTQAYNEAVASERRLLIARDQQRIATEGLRAANVRVRAGRASPLEEQRADVARINADTALAQTERAVMLARGNLARIVGRDLGALDLGWFGRVAAGIGPRLPATPDGTLALAAAEADVATANAQVRLVRSQRVPDLTLSAGARRLEATNDVAAVFGVSLPIPLFNNGRASIDAARAQRDQADALLRVALLDAQQAIATAETDLANAEANARAANGPALAAAQEAARIARIGYREGKFGQLDLLEAERTLAQTRATAVDALAAYHDAEARLERLTARAPTNTEVQP; encoded by the coding sequence ATGCATCGCATCATCGCGGCCACGCTGGCCGCAACCGTCTGCGCATCGTCGGCGCAGGCGCAGACCAGTCCGCCGGCAACAGCGGAGGAGGGGCTCACACTCGATCGGGCGCTCGAACTCGCCGGCGCGAACGGGCCGGGCATCGGTGCCTCCGCCGCGGGGGTCCGCGCTGCCGAGGCGCAACGCCGCGTCGCTGCACAGCGGCTCAATCCTTCCGTCAACGTCGAAGTCGAGAACGTCGTCGGGACAGGCAGCTACAGCGGCATCCGCGGCGCCGAGACCACCGTCGGCATGTCGCTGCCGCTGGAACTCGGCGGCAAGCGCTCGGCGCGGATCGCCTTGGCAGACACGCAGACCGCCCGCGCGCGACTTGCGGTGGTGGTGGCCCATGCCGACCTGCGGCTTCGGGTCACCCAGGCCTACAACGAGGCGGTAGCATCGGAACGCCGGCTGCTTATCGCGCGTGACCAGCAGCGCATCGCGACCGAAGGGCTGAGGGCGGCGAACGTGCGCGTCCGCGCCGGTCGCGCCTCGCCGCTGGAGGAGCAGCGCGCCGACGTCGCCCGCATCAATGCGGACACGGCACTCGCCCAGACCGAACGCGCAGTGATGCTCGCGCGCGGCAACCTGGCCCGCATCGTCGGCCGTGACCTTGGCGCGCTCGACCTCGGCTGGTTCGGCAGGGTCGCCGCTGGCATCGGCCCGAGGCTTCCCGCCACTCCGGACGGAACGCTGGCGCTCGCCGCCGCCGAGGCTGATGTCGCAACGGCCAATGCTCAGGTGCGATTGGTCCGAAGCCAGCGGGTTCCGGACCTGACCCTCAGCGCGGGCGCACGCCGGCTCGAGGCGACGAACGACGTGGCGGCGGTATTCGGCGTCAGCCTGCCCATCCCGCTGTTCAACAACGGCCGTGCCAGCATAGACGCCGCCCGCGCGCAGCGGGACCAGGCGGACGCGCTGCTGCGCGTGGCCCTGTTAGACGCGCAGCAGGCGATCGCCACGGCGGAGACCGATCTCGCCAACGCGGAGGCGAACGCGCGAGCGGCAAACGGACCGGCACTCGCGGCGGCGCAGGAAGCCGCACGCATCGCCCGTATCGGCTACCGCGAGGGCAAGTTCGGTCAACTCGACCTGCTCGAGGCGGAGCGCACGCTCGCCCAGACCCGCGCGACCGCGGTCGACGCGCTCGCCGCATACCACGACGCCGAGGCGCGCCTGGAGCGGCTTACCGCCCGCGCGCCCACCAACACGGAAGTCCAGCCATGA
- a CDS encoding cation transporter: protein MACTSCAPGKPDANNNPAWRSALWIALAVNAVMFVAEMAAGVAGGSKALQADALDFLGDAANYAISLGVAGMALAWRARAALLKGVTLAALGIYVLAATAWAIGNGRTPEAEVMGVVGLAALVANAGVAVMLYRYRTGDANMRSVWICSRNDAIGNVAVVLAAAGVFGTGTAWPDLIVAGIMAALGISGGVQIIRQARSELSGERRIHTLENEVA, encoded by the coding sequence ATGGCCTGCACGAGCTGTGCGCCCGGAAAGCCGGACGCCAACAACAACCCAGCCTGGCGCAGCGCGCTGTGGATCGCGCTGGCGGTCAACGCCGTGATGTTCGTGGCCGAGATGGCGGCCGGCGTGGCCGGCGGGTCCAAGGCACTGCAGGCCGACGCCCTGGACTTCCTGGGTGACGCCGCCAACTACGCGATAAGCCTCGGCGTAGCTGGCATGGCGCTGGCCTGGCGGGCGCGGGCCGCCCTGCTCAAGGGCGTGACCCTCGCAGCCCTCGGCATCTACGTCCTCGCCGCCACCGCCTGGGCGATCGGGAACGGGCGAACACCCGAGGCGGAGGTGATGGGCGTCGTCGGCCTTGCTGCGCTCGTGGCGAACGCGGGCGTCGCCGTGATGCTCTACCGTTATCGCACGGGCGACGCGAACATGCGCTCGGTCTGGATCTGCTCGCGCAATGACGCCATCGGCAACGTCGCAGTCGTCCTCGCCGCAGCCGGCGTCTTCGGCACCGGCACCGCCTGGCCGGACCTGATCGTCGCCGGGATCATGGCCGCGTTGGGCATATCCGGCGGCGTCCAGATCATCCGACAAGCCCGCTCCGAACTGAGCGGTGAACGTCGCATCCACACCCTAGAGAATGAAGTCGCGTGA
- the arsB gene encoding ACR3 family arsenite efflux transporter has translation MGTFERFLSIWVALCIIVGIALGQLVPGAFETIASAELARVNLIVAALIWLMIIPMLLKIDFGALGSVRQHWKGVGVTLFVNWAIKPFSMAALGTIFLGWLFAPLLPAGQIQSYIAGLILLAAAPCTAMVFVWSNLCDGEPNYTLSQVALNDLLMVVLFAPLVSLLLGVAAITVPWDTLLLSVALYIVVPVIVAQVARRALLASGGKGALDRTLARLGPMSLVALLATLVLLFGFQGEQIVAQPVVIALIAVPILIQVYLNAGIAYWLSRRLGVAWCVAAPAALIGASNFFELAVAAAISLFGLKSGAALATVVGVLVEVPVMLSVVSIVKRTRGWYEERAVGGAA, from the coding sequence ATGGGCACCTTCGAACGATTCCTATCGATCTGGGTGGCGCTGTGCATCATCGTGGGAATCGCACTTGGCCAATTGGTGCCCGGCGCGTTCGAGACGATCGCATCCGCGGAGCTCGCCCGCGTGAACCTGATTGTCGCCGCGCTGATATGGCTGATGATCATCCCGATGCTGCTGAAGATCGACTTCGGCGCGCTCGGCTCCGTCCGCCAGCACTGGAAGGGCGTCGGGGTCACGCTGTTCGTCAACTGGGCGATAAAGCCGTTCTCGATGGCCGCACTCGGGACCATCTTCCTCGGCTGGCTGTTCGCACCGCTTCTGCCAGCCGGGCAGATCCAGTCCTACATCGCCGGGCTTATCCTGCTTGCCGCAGCGCCCTGCACCGCGATGGTGTTCGTCTGGTCGAATCTGTGCGACGGCGAACCCAATTACACGCTGAGCCAGGTCGCGCTGAACGACCTGCTGATGGTCGTTTTGTTCGCACCCCTCGTCTCGCTGCTGCTGGGCGTCGCCGCCATCACGGTGCCTTGGGACACGTTGCTCCTGTCGGTCGCGCTCTACATAGTGGTGCCGGTCATCGTCGCTCAGGTCGCTCGGCGGGCTCTGCTCGCCTCCGGCGGCAAGGGCGCGCTCGACCGCACGTTGGCGCGGCTCGGCCCCATGTCGCTCGTCGCTCTCCTCGCGACGCTGGTGCTGCTGTTCGGATTCCAGGGCGAGCAGATCGTAGCGCAGCCTGTGGTCATCGCGCTGATCGCGGTGCCCATTCTCATCCAGGTCTACCTGAACGCAGGCATCGCATACTGGCTGTCGCGGCGGCTCGGCGTCGCGTGGTGCGTCGCGGCTCCGGCCGCCCTCATCGGCGCGTCGAACTTCTTCGAACTCGCCGTCGCGGCAGCCATCTCTCTCTTCGGCCTGAAGTCGGGCGCGGCACTGGCCACGGTTGTCGGCGTGCTGGTCGAGGTGCCCGTCATGCTTTCCGTGGTGTCGATCGTGAAGCGCACCCGTGGTTGGTATGAAGAACGTGCCGTTGGAGGCGCCGCATGA
- the arsN2 gene encoding arsenic resistance N-acetyltransferase ArsN2, with product MSKAIFAVLPLGMYDVLRPALTAAGLPADDLLEPGRSFFELSDDDGPIGFVGVEGTGADRLLRSLVVLPGRKRQGHGGLLVAHAEAVARGGGVERLHLLTTTVADFFRARGYQPAERASAPAAIAETAQFSSLCPGSAAYLLKDLT from the coding sequence ATGAGCAAAGCCATCTTCGCGGTGCTGCCGCTTGGCATGTACGATGTGCTGCGACCCGCGCTGACTGCGGCAGGTCTACCCGCTGACGACCTCCTCGAACCCGGACGCTCTTTCTTCGAGTTGTCGGACGACGACGGGCCGATCGGCTTCGTCGGTGTCGAAGGCACCGGCGCCGACCGGCTGCTGCGATCCCTGGTCGTCCTGCCAGGACGCAAGCGGCAGGGTCACGGCGGCCTGTTGGTCGCGCATGCCGAAGCCGTAGCCCGGGGCGGCGGCGTAGAGCGGCTTCACCTGCTCACCACGACGGTGGCGGACTTCTTCCGTGCGCGTGGATACCAGCCTGCCGAGCGTGCAAGCGCACCGGCCGCAATCGCCGAAACCGCACAGTTCTCCTCGCTCTGTCCCGGCAGCGCGGCCTATCTCCTCAAGGACCTGACATGA